A region from the Thermodesulfobacteriota bacterium genome encodes:
- a CDS encoding aldehyde ferredoxin oxidoreductase C-terminal domain-containing protein has protein sequence MTELKFKEVKTTNYKRPDIEKGYSNQTLHIDISDGAVSIKPVGKKMKDVFIGGKGFDLWLLWNAVKPDTKWNSAENEICIASGPLGGTPVYPGSGKSIVTTISPTTGSVMDSNVGGYFGPYLKFAGFDALEVQGKTSGNVVIFIDGIEEKIQILQADGLPEDAYETSSILTKHFGKEKPRNISVVSTGPGAKHTLIGCLNFSWHDAKRKQTRYKQAGRGGIGTVFADKGIKAIVARWDTVTVDTNNPSDKAALKEVGRMHSREIVELDPKQNEMAKIGTTHLVTIMNDHDLLPTNNFRYGRHPQAINLGQEVYRHIFHKGFDGCWMGCTVACSHGVKDFVPLTGPYQGKKVFVDGPEYETIAGCGSNLGIFDPHFVIEMNFYCDAYGLDTISVGTGIAFAMECFESGMINESHTGGLDLSFGNRPAALTLVHQMAEGKGFGRIVGQGIRNMKRIFNKDYGADKTEMEDIGMEAKGLEFSEYMTKESLAQQGGYGLALKGPQHDEAWLIFLDMVHNFMPTFEKKAEALHWFPMFRTWFGLCGLCKLPWNDIVPEDNKDTPEPAKVMKHVKWYADYFAAVTGRPTEPDDIIPMSEAVYNFQRIFNLKMGFGRRSHDKIPYRAVGPVTEGEYESRMERYDKQLTEQHQVEISDKSTKQKVALLREIREKQYEKLTDSVYQRRGWTKDGIPSVETVKRLGIDFPEVLDLLKSHEA, from the coding sequence ATGACAGAATTAAAATTTAAAGAGGTTAAAACCACAAACTATAAAAGACCGGACATTGAAAAAGGATATTCAAATCAGACGCTGCATATTGATATCTCTGATGGTGCTGTTTCAATTAAGCCGGTTGGCAAAAAAATGAAAGACGTGTTTATCGGAGGGAAAGGCTTTGACCTTTGGCTGTTGTGGAATGCAGTTAAGCCGGATACCAAATGGAATTCAGCGGAAAATGAGATATGTATCGCATCCGGTCCTCTGGGCGGAACCCCCGTTTACCCGGGTTCAGGGAAAAGTATCGTCACCACCATTTCTCCAACCACCGGATCTGTGATGGATTCCAACGTGGGGGGATATTTCGGCCCTTATCTTAAATTCGCCGGATTCGATGCGCTGGAAGTTCAGGGCAAAACTTCCGGGAATGTGGTCATTTTCATAGACGGCATAGAGGAGAAAATTCAAATTTTACAGGCCGACGGACTGCCTGAAGATGCCTATGAGACATCATCCATTTTGACCAAACACTTTGGAAAGGAAAAACCCCGCAATATTTCCGTGGTTTCCACCGGGCCCGGAGCAAAACACACCCTTATCGGATGCCTGAACTTTTCATGGCACGACGCAAAGCGTAAACAGACAAGATATAAGCAGGCAGGACGCGGCGGAATAGGAACCGTCTTTGCTGATAAGGGAATAAAGGCTATTGTGGCAAGATGGGATACCGTAACCGTGGATACAAACAATCCGTCGGATAAAGCGGCATTAAAAGAAGTTGGAAGAATGCATTCCCGTGAGATCGTGGAACTGGATCCAAAACAAAATGAAATGGCTAAAATCGGAACCACACACCTGGTTACGATTATGAATGACCATGATCTGCTTCCCACTAATAATTTCAGATATGGTCGGCATCCGCAAGCGATCAACCTGGGGCAGGAGGTGTACCGGCATATTTTTCACAAGGGGTTTGACGGGTGTTGGATGGGATGCACGGTGGCATGCTCACACGGTGTTAAAGATTTCGTGCCCCTCACCGGACCTTACCAGGGAAAGAAAGTCTTTGTGGATGGGCCCGAGTACGAAACCATTGCAGGTTGTGGATCAAACCTGGGAATTTTCGATCCGCATTTTGTAATCGAAATGAATTTTTATTGCGACGCCTACGGCCTTGATACCATTTCAGTGGGAACCGGAATTGCTTTTGCCATGGAATGTTTTGAATCCGGTATGATTAATGAGTCTCATACCGGGGGTTTGGATCTTTCATTTGGAAATCGACCGGCAGCTCTCACTTTGGTGCACCAAATGGCCGAAGGAAAAGGTTTTGGTCGAATTGTCGGCCAGGGTATTCGTAATATGAAGCGGATTTTCAATAAAGACTACGGTGCCGATAAAACTGAAATGGAAGACATCGGCATGGAAGCCAAGGGGCTTGAGTTTTCCGAGTATATGACCAAAGAATCGCTTGCCCAGCAGGGAGGCTATGGCCTTGCCCTGAAAGGCCCGCAGCATGATGAAGCCTGGCTGATCTTTCTTGACATGGTGCATAATTTTATGCCGACCTTTGAGAAAAAGGCGGAAGCCCTGCACTGGTTTCCCATGTTTCGTACGTGGTTTGGCCTGTGCGGCCTTTGCAAGCTTCCGTGGAACGATATTGTGCCGGAAGACAATAAAGACACACCGGAGCCCGCAAAAGTGATGAAACATGTGAAGTGGTATGCAGACTATTTTGCTGCGGTGACCGGCAGACCGACGGAGCCGGACGATATAATACCCATGAGTGAAGCCGTATATAACTTCCAGCGAATTTTTAACTTAAAGATGGGTTTTGGCCGGCGCAGCCATGACAAAATTCCATACCGTGCCGTGGGACCGGTCACAGAGGGTGAGTATGAGTCACGCATGGAGCGGTATGACAAGCAATTGACGGAGCAACACCAGGTCGAAATCTCAGACAAATCCACCAAACAAAAAGTGGCCCTGTTGCGGGAGATACGCGAAAAACAGTATGAAAAATTAACAGATTCAGTTTACCAGCGCAGGGGATGGACCAAAGACGGTATTCCGAGTGTTGAAACCGTAAAGCGTCTGGGTATCGATTTTCCCGAGGTATTGGATTTGCTCAAATCTCACGAGGCATAA
- a CDS encoding MoaD/ThiS family protein, with the protein MVSVGGKNIPWYENMTIADLLNDINDPYEYVVVRINQKYISRPDFSKTLVPDDSTVFLIPMISGG; encoded by the coding sequence GTGGTCAGTGTGGGAGGAAAAAACATTCCCTGGTACGAAAATATGACGATCGCAGATCTGCTAAATGACATAAACGATCCATATGAGTATGTCGTTGTTCGCATAAACCAAAAATATATTTCTCGACCCGATTTTAGTAAAACCCTGGTACCTGACGATTCAACCGTGTTTCTTATCCCGATGATTTCCGGCGGGTAG
- a CDS encoding YggT family protein: MYIVGYFLMAVANVLNFVLLFFMWIVIARAVLSWVNPDPYNPIVRFIHNVTEPVLYQVRKRIPINFGGIDFSPIIVILVIYFLRDFAVNSLVRFSQSLL; the protein is encoded by the coding sequence ATGTATATTGTCGGTTATTTTTTAATGGCTGTGGCAAACGTTCTTAACTTTGTGTTGCTTTTTTTTATGTGGATCGTTATTGCGCGGGCGGTTTTATCCTGGGTGAATCCTGATCCCTATAATCCCATCGTACGTTTTATTCATAATGTCACAGAACCTGTTTTGTACCAGGTGCGAAAAAGAATACCAATTAATTTCGGCGGGATAGATTTTTCTCCCATTATCGTTATTCTGGTCATTTACTTTTTACGGGATTTTGCGGTAAACAGCCTGGTTCGGTTTTCACAATCTTTACTATAA
- a CDS encoding DivIVA domain-containing protein, which translates to MKITPLDIQQQKFKTRFRGFDVQEVDIFLEQMADAFAFLLRENENLKEDIRRLRVESDGYKNREDTFKRALLNSQKVLEQMKENARKSAELVVAEAEVKAEKILSKAHNRLSQLHEDISELKRQRMQIEVQIGSVIEAHTKLLKIGKEAMRATDEEDSKLKLLQQSK; encoded by the coding sequence ATGAAAATTACACCTCTTGATATTCAACAGCAAAAATTTAAAACCAGATTCAGGGGCTTTGATGTCCAGGAAGTGGATATCTTTCTGGAACAGATGGCTGACGCATTTGCGTTTCTGCTGCGGGAAAACGAAAATCTGAAGGAAGATATCCGGCGGCTTCGAGTCGAAAGTGACGGATATAAGAACCGTGAAGATACGTTTAAACGCGCCTTGCTCAATTCTCAGAAAGTTCTGGAACAGATGAAGGAAAATGCCCGAAAGTCGGCGGAGCTGGTCGTTGCAGAAGCGGAAGTTAAAGCGGAAAAAATCTTAAGCAAAGCCCACAACAGACTTTCACAATTGCACGAAGATATCTCGGAACTTAAACGCCAGCGCATGCAGATCGAAGTGCAAATCGGATCTGTCATCGAAGCCCATACCAAACTGCTGAAGATCGGAAAAGAGGCGATGAGAGCAACGGATGAAGAAGATTCGAAGTTAAAACTTCTGCAGCAGTCAAAGTAA
- a CDS encoding type IV pilus twitching motility protein PilT codes for MARIDAFFKLMNEQGASDLHLISGQPPALRIRGDIERVKYKVLDDDDLRSMLYEISPEEKVKIFEESGDVDFGYEIPGLARYRANFFMQKNGIGAVFREIPSTIMTVEQLGLPSVVSKLATLPRGLVLVTGPTGSGKSTTLAAIIDVANRSRKDHIITIEDPIEFVHQSQSCIVNHREVGIHTNTFAAALRGALREDPDIILVGEMRDLETIALAIEAASTGHLVFGTLHTTSAPKTVDRAIEVFPSSEQAQIRSTLADGLRAIIAQVLFKRIDIKARCVALEILIANAAVRNLVREGKTHQIPSMIQTGKKYGMQLLDDAIMELYNKGWISADEAYMKANEKPKFRPLLTAPPADFTEV; via the coding sequence ATGGCAAGAATAGATGCTTTTTTTAAATTAATGAATGAACAGGGCGCATCTGACCTACATCTTATTTCAGGACAACCCCCTGCCCTTAGAATAAGGGGTGATATTGAACGGGTAAAGTATAAAGTTCTGGATGATGATGACTTAAGAAGTATGCTCTATGAAATTTCACCTGAAGAGAAAGTAAAAATATTTGAAGAATCAGGTGATGTTGATTTTGGTTACGAGATACCCGGACTGGCCAGATATCGCGCCAATTTCTTTATGCAGAAAAATGGTATTGGAGCTGTTTTCCGGGAAATTCCCAGTACAATCATGACGGTGGAACAGCTGGGCCTTCCTTCTGTCGTATCCAAACTGGCAACGCTTCCAAGAGGGTTGGTTCTGGTGACCGGGCCAACAGGAAGCGGCAAATCCACAACCTTGGCGGCAATCATAGATGTGGCAAACCGCAGCCGTAAAGACCATATCATTACTATCGAAGACCCCATAGAATTTGTTCACCAGAGTCAAAGTTGTATTGTGAATCACCGCGAAGTGGGAATCCATACAAATACATTTGCCGCCGCCCTGCGTGGTGCACTTCGTGAGGATCCCGACATAATCCTGGTTGGAGAAATGAGAGACCTTGAAACCATCGCCCTGGCCATAGAAGCGGCATCCACCGGACACCTTGTTTTCGGCACTCTCCATACCACCAGTGCACCAAAAACCGTGGACAGAGCAATCGAAGTTTTTCCTTCGAGCGAACAAGCGCAGATTCGTTCCACCTTAGCCGATGGACTCAGGGCCATTATCGCCCAGGTGCTTTTTAAACGCATTGATATCAAAGCCCGCTGTGTGGCACTTGAAATACTGATTGCCAATGCAGCTGTGCGAAATCTGGTTAGAGAAGGAAAAACCCATCAGATTCCATCCATGATTCAAACGGGGAAGAAATACGGGATGCAGCTTTTAGATGACGCAATAATGGAGCTGTATAATAAGGGGTGGATCAGTGCAGATGAAGCTTATATGAAGGCAAATGAAAAGCCCAAATTCCGACCGCTGTTAACTGCACCACCTGCGGACTTTACTGAAGTATAG
- a CDS encoding PilT/PilU family type 4a pilus ATPase, which yields MKKQEIDLILTRMLDAHKSVSDLNLTVGKSFQVESDGELVAVKMRPSFKELTPFQTEIFALNLINNDRRLSENLLSQGSCDLSYSLPGKARFRVNIFSQSGYHSIVLRKLESKIPTIEELNLPDAMYKIAQERNGIVFITGATGSGKTTSLAAILNEINENKSVHVVTLEDPVEYQHPHKKSTFNQRELGIDFDTYANGLRAALRQAPKVILVGEMRDRETVEIGLNAAETGHLVLTTLHTIDAGSTINRILGMFHIEEEHQVRIRLADSVRWAVSQRLLPKIGGGRVATFEVMGANLRVQDVILNGESEGKTFYNIMKDGTAFGMTTFDNHIIGLYEQGLITRDMAISFSSRKGVVGRGIDLIDSARGKSTTMEKPKVDWNYSRKAHN from the coding sequence ATGAAAAAACAGGAAATTGACCTTATTCTTACCAGGATGCTTGATGCCCATAAAAGCGTTTCCGATCTTAATCTTACGGTTGGAAAGTCCTTTCAGGTGGAGAGTGACGGAGAACTGGTCGCCGTTAAGATGAGACCCAGTTTTAAGGAGCTGACACCGTTTCAAACAGAGATTTTTGCACTTAACCTGATTAATAACGATCGCCGTCTGAGCGAGAACCTTTTATCCCAGGGATCATGCGATTTGTCATACAGCCTTCCCGGTAAAGCACGATTCAGGGTTAATATTTTTTCCCAGTCCGGATATCACTCCATAGTCCTGCGAAAACTTGAATCTAAAATACCGACCATTGAAGAGTTGAACCTTCCGGATGCCATGTACAAGATTGCCCAGGAAAGAAATGGCATTGTTTTTATTACCGGTGCCACCGGATCAGGGAAAACGACCTCTCTTGCCGCCATCTTAAATGAAATAAATGAAAATAAATCCGTTCATGTGGTCACCCTTGAAGATCCTGTTGAATACCAACATCCCCATAAAAAATCCACATTCAATCAAAGAGAACTCGGTATCGATTTTGATACCTATGCCAATGGACTCAGAGCCGCACTCAGGCAGGCACCAAAGGTAATTTTGGTGGGTGAAATGCGTGACAGGGAGACAGTGGAAATCGGACTGAACGCTGCTGAGACAGGGCATCTGGTGTTGACCACCCTTCATACCATTGATGCCGGATCAACCATTAATCGTATTCTGGGTATGTTTCACATTGAAGAGGAGCACCAAGTGAGAATTCGTCTTGCCGATTCTGTCAGGTGGGCTGTGAGCCAGCGGTTACTCCCCAAAATTGGCGGCGGTCGTGTCGCAACGTTTGAAGTCATGGGGGCAAACCTGCGTGTTCAGGATGTTATTCTTAATGGCGAGTCTGAAGGAAAGACTTTTTACAATATTATGAAGGACGGCACCGCTTTTGGCATGACCACATTCGACAATCATATCATCGGCTTGTATGAGCAGGGGCTTATCACTCGGGATATGGCCATATCCTTTTCCTCCCGTAAGGGAGTGGTGGGACGCGGGATTGATCTAATAGATAGTGCCCGTGGTAAATCCACCACGATGGAAAAACCTAAAGTGGACTGGAATTATTCAAGGAAGGCACACAACTAA
- a CDS encoding zinc-ribbon domain-containing protein, which produces MDIICEKCKSKFTIPDEKIPDGKVLSTPCPKCKNVLYIDSTEKQGAPAGGEFYPDPSGNAEKSFDFIEEEGNTALVCEQDSDIRKKVIDTLDIMEYHVTVAESGRDALKKMRYHLYDLIVINETFNSDKPDSNMVMLYLERLPMSVRRNTFVIMISSRFHTMDRMLAFRYSVHIILNSKNIDDFGKIVSRGLTDNELFYQVFNESLKAVNRM; this is translated from the coding sequence ATGGATATCATATGCGAGAAATGCAAAAGTAAGTTTACCATACCTGATGAAAAGATACCGGACGGCAAAGTCCTATCCACACCATGCCCCAAATGTAAAAATGTTCTTTACATAGATTCTACTGAGAAGCAAGGGGCTCCGGCCGGTGGAGAATTTTACCCGGATCCTTCCGGTAATGCTGAAAAATCCTTTGATTTTATTGAGGAAGAAGGTAATACCGCCCTTGTATGCGAACAGGACTCCGATATCAGAAAAAAGGTAATCGACACGCTTGATATAATGGAATACCATGTCACTGTTGCGGAAAGCGGCAGAGATGCATTAAAAAAGATGCGATACCATCTTTATGATCTGATTGTAATTAACGAAACCTTTAACTCCGACAAACCTGACTCAAACATGGTGATGTTATACCTTGAGCGTCTTCCCATGTCCGTGCGTCGAAATACTTTTGTGATAATGATAAGCTCCAGATTTCACACCATGGATCGAATGCTGGCCTTCAGGTACAGTGTCCACATTATATTAAATTCAAAAAACATTGATGATTTCGGTAAGATCGTAAGCCGGGGATTAACAGACAATGAGCTGTTTTACCAGGTGTTCAATGAATCTCTTAAGGCCGTAAATCGTATGTGA
- a CDS encoding MBL fold metallo-hydrolase translates to MDANITHVSNDLFLITLTPPIPGFDDFIGCWLYRGNTSFIVDPGPSVTSKALASALQQLKISRLDYIFLTHIHIDHAGGVGNIAALFPESPVICHKSGIPHLADPSRLWEGSIKTLGDTAKAYGPIKPVSCNRLIPADEFKSDLITPVFTPGHSPHHVSYLTEKYLFAGEAGGVFLSLDSGSEYLRPATPPRFFLEISTDSIDTLIEKKPRNICYGHYGIKENAVEMLTKHRKQLLRWEKIIRREIQNSSNDFRTSCFNILLKEDPLLAGFSHMSQSVQKRERRFILNSIKGYEGYFKSMEKQR, encoded by the coding sequence TTGGATGCAAACATTACCCATGTTTCAAACGACCTTTTTCTTATCACCCTTACTCCGCCGATACCGGGATTTGATGATTTTATCGGATGCTGGCTGTACAGGGGAAATACATCATTTATTGTCGATCCCGGACCTTCGGTAACTTCAAAGGCGTTGGCAAGCGCTTTACAACAGCTTAAAATCAGCCGTCTCGATTATATTTTCCTTACCCATATTCATATCGATCATGCAGGCGGTGTGGGAAATATTGCCGCACTTTTCCCTGAATCCCCCGTTATCTGTCATAAAAGCGGAATTCCGCACCTGGCCGATCCTTCTCGCTTATGGGAAGGATCAATAAAAACCCTTGGAGACACGGCAAAAGCCTATGGCCCGATTAAACCGGTCTCTTGCAACCGTTTGATACCGGCCGATGAATTCAAGTCTGACCTTATCACACCGGTCTTTACTCCAGGGCATTCCCCCCACCATGTCAGCTACCTGACAGAAAAATATCTGTTTGCCGGTGAAGCCGGGGGGGTATTCCTGTCCCTTGATTCCGGCAGCGAATATCTGCGCCCGGCAACTCCCCCCAGATTTTTTCTTGAAATATCTACTGACAGTATTGATACCCTCATAGAAAAAAAGCCCCGGAATATATGTTACGGCCACTATGGGATCAAAGAAAATGCTGTGGAAATGCTAACCAAACATCGAAAGCAGCTTTTGCGGTGGGAAAAAATTATCAGAAGAGAAATTCAAAATAGCAGTAACGACTTTCGGACGTCCTGCTTTAACATACTTTTAAAAGAAGATCCCCTCCTGGCCGGTTTTTCCCATATGAGTCAATCTGTGCAAAAAAGAGAGCGGAGATTTATTCTAAACAGCATCAAAGGATATGAGGGGTATTTTAAATCTATGGAAAAGCAGCGTTAA
- a CDS encoding 2-oxoacid:acceptor oxidoreductase family protein has protein sequence MKAFNIYITGVGGQGIGLLSQALLRGIDHAGINAIAVDTHGLAQRGGTVVSRIRCGEQVHSPLIMKNSADLVLAMEVHEAMRGLDLALKTGGTLVYLDVSWQPLPVRLDLNSEIAANDIKNACKTVFVTDIKVDTQAVEDSRMQNMALLGTVAKHRLIPGVKKENYDDALEDLLTGEMLTKNRATFNAYTS, from the coding sequence ATGAAGGCGTTTAATATTTATATCACAGGTGTTGGCGGTCAGGGTATTGGATTGTTAAGCCAGGCTTTGTTACGAGGAATAGATCATGCCGGAATTAATGCCATTGCCGTAGACACCCACGGACTGGCCCAGAGAGGGGGCACCGTGGTTTCAAGGATTCGGTGTGGAGAGCAGGTCCATTCCCCCTTAATCATGAAAAATAGTGCGGATCTTGTTCTGGCTATGGAGGTTCATGAAGCCATGCGGGGACTGGATCTGGCACTAAAAACCGGGGGCACCCTGGTCTATCTGGATGTCTCCTGGCAACCTCTTCCGGTTCGTCTGGATCTTAACAGTGAGATTGCTGCAAATGATATTAAAAATGCATGCAAAACCGTTTTTGTAACCGACATCAAGGTAGATACCCAAGCAGTGGAAGATTCAAGGATGCAGAATATGGCTCTGTTGGGAACGGTGGCAAAGCACAGGCTCATTCCTGGCGTAAAAAAAGAAAATTACGATGATGCACTGGAAGATCTTCTGACAGGGGAAATGTTAACAAAAAACAGGGCCACTTTTAATGCCTACACATCATAA